The bacterium genome includes the window TAACGGGCAAGGAAGATTCTGCTGATGCTGTGGGTTTTTCGGCTTCCGGAATGATCTCGTGCTCGATTACAACAGAATTATCCTGAGAATCATCGATAAAATCATCGTCGACATCATCGACAATAGTTTTGGGAACATCCCAGGGACGTGCAGGGCGGTTTTTTGCAGTGCTCGGTTTACGTCTCGCGACATTGATATCGAAATTATCAGGCATAGCAGGACCTCGAGATAGAATGCACACAAAAAACGGCATACTTGAAAGAGAACGGCAATATATACAATATAAATATTTGCAACCCAAAAACAAAGTAATATAATTTATAACATGATATATAATAGCATACTAAATACTAACACAGTAATCATAACACTTCAAATATACGATAACAATAATTAACTATCAATATATGCTATAGTATAATCAGCTATTATATATAATACCATGTAATTTATACTGTCTTCATTACTACTATAGCACATACGGTATGTCATATATTAACAGTCTAAATAATATCGCTCAAATATTGAATACTTCATCAACCAGCTTGTTTATATCTATAGAGGCCCTCGAATTGGGCGCATACTCGAATATCGTCATCCCCTGGGCTGTCGCATCCGACAATGTCGTGTTCTGACGGATCATCGTATTGAGTACATATTCGGAGTAGTTTTTCCTGATTGCGTCTCGGGTCCGCTGGCTTATATTCATGCTTTCATTGTACCGGTTGAGGAAGATATAGATGTTCTGCAACATATACTCAAAGTCTTCCTCGATGTCACGGAGTGTTTCGAACAGTATCTTCAAACCGTCATAACTCAGAAAATCCGCGAGTACCGGTACAAGAAGATCATCCACAGACAAAATGGCGTTAAGATTCAGGAGGCCGATATTGGGCGGCGCATCGAGTATAATGATGTCAAAGTTGTCCTCGATATCCGCAAGAGCCCGGCGAAGCTTGTATTCACGGGCGTGGAGACCTGTCAGGGACAGCTCGATGGGGGAGAGCCCGAGATTTGCCGGAATAAGCTCGAGAGTCGATAGTTTCGTCGAAGTTATCACACTCTGGATCGGGACCTTGTTGATGATCACATCATACAGTGTTTTCGTGAAATCCTCAGGATTGCATCCGAGGCATTTTGTCAGGTGTCCCTGGGCATCGAGATCGACCATGAGAACTTTGAATCCATGCTGCGCCAGACGGTAGCCATAATTTGCGCTGATGACGCTTTTGCCCGTACCGCCTTTGAAATTGAGGAAAAGCTGTTTCCGCTTTTTCGTAACAGGCGACTCGAGATTCATTGAAATTCTCAGTTCACGTATATCATCGGCGGTATAGTAACGGTACAAGGTTTTTCCGCGTTTGACCCTGTTGGCCTTGTTTATTTTTCCCTCTTTTTCCCATTTGTAGATTACCGCCTTTGAAACTCCGAGAAGCGCGGCAAATTCACCTATTGTGTACATACCGTCTTTCATTGATCACCCCGTGATAAGAAACCCGGATCAGGTATATCATATTATTTTTTATTCGTTCTGAAAAAACCCGTAACAGGTACGGTGTACGGTCTGAAATATGTTTTTTGGCATTACAGGCCAACGGTAATTATAAATCGTACAGTATTATTGTCGATATGTGATTTCTGGTATTACACGGTGTCATATTTTTCTGTTTTCTCGTGTTACCGGTGGAAAAATATTTTTTTTCATGTATATGATAAGTAAAGAAAAAATGAAATATTTTTTGTTTTATCTATGGAATCGAGCACATATCGACTGTCATTACCGGTCGATTCCATTCCGATTTTATGGATTACCATAGTTAAAAATTGTTTATACAGTCATTAAGTACTTTCCTGTATATTTTCTTGTGTAATAATTTATTAAACAGGTACGAATTGTATTTTATAGTATATATTCAATTGTTATTTCTATTAAAAGAATTGTCATATCATAGTTTTTATGGCCTATTGAATTTGAAACTATACTATATGTTTATTTGATTTTTGTCAAGTGTTTTTTTAAATCATTCTATTCACAGGAGATGCAATGATGGCAGCGCCATATCATCCCTGATAGAAAAATGGCCTTCACTGTAATCTCTATAATCTCTCACGGCGCTCGACGACTCTCCCGATGAACTTGATTTTTTCACGATCGACCACCAGTGGTTCGTAGTGATCGTTTTCCGGTTGCAGGATAACCTTCCCGTTGTTGAGAAAAATAACCGTTTTGAGTGTCCGATCGCCCTCATGAACCGAAACAACCGCGCAGCTGCGGTTCGTAATCGGAGCGTTTGGAGAAATGATGACGATATCGCCCGAGTTAATACGCGGTGACATGCTGTCGCCATCCACGATGAGGGCGAAAGCGTTAGGGTCGGCCACATCGCCCCGGTCGATGAATTCCTCGCCGAAACCGACAGGGTAATCACCGTCCGTCCATTCAGCCGGTATACCTGCGGGAATTTTTGAAAGGAGGGGGACCTTGTCCGGTTTCAATGCTGTTCCCGTCAGCAGGTAATCCGCTGTCGTATTGAGCGCCCGGGCGAGCTTGATAAGAGCCTGAGCGTTTGGTACTTTAATACCGCGCAGATAGTTGCGTATCGCTACCTGGGTAAGCCCGGTAAGCCGAGAAAGCTCGGCGGCATTTGCGATGTTTCTTCGTTCCATCATGTAAGCAAGACGGTCTTTAAGTTCCGTGATTCCCATAAAATTTCTCCGCTCAATAATAAAATATAATAGTAGTATCCGGAATGATCGGGCGCCAGATGTCAGGTGATACCGAACTTACGGAGACGATCTTTGCGCTTCCGTGCTTCTTCTTCCTGTTCTTTACGGCGGTCTTCAGCCATTTTTTCCTGTTCGGCGCGCCAGGATGCTTCTTCTTCCATGATCCGCTGAAGCTCGCTCTGTCTCTTTTTCTCGGCTTCTTCCTTTTTCGCCTTTCTCTGCTCAGGCGTTTGAATACCTTTCCGCGCACAGAAATCGTTGAATTCCTTTACGGATATTTCAAGATCACGGGCTGCTGATTCTGATGAACGGGCGTTCTGAGCGGTTACGATAGCCCTGATTTCGAACCGGCGTTCGATGAACTGCTTTTTGAGGATTTGCCGTATGTTGACAACGAAAACAAGCATGACGCCGGCCGCGACAATATCAATGGCGAGTATTATGAAGAAAACTTTATAGAGAAAGAGTTGCAGCATACCGGGCCTCCTTTTCATGAAACTGATGTAATATAATAATGAAACGACTGTTAGGCAAGCACTTTTTTTATGATAACATCATTAGCCAAACGAACGGTAGCACAAACAGTTATACCGGAAACACCCTTTGCGATGCACATTTTATTGACTTTATAACTGAATGTTGTATCTATTTTTTTACTCTCCACAACATCGTGTAGTATTAAAACTGTGTTTAAAAAAACGAAACCGTCGATGTGCCGCTCACGGTGCTGTCGTTGTTACCGGTGCAGGCAAATGAACGTTATGAA containing:
- a CDS encoding AAA family ATPase; amino-acid sequence: MKDGMYTIGEFAALLGVSKAVIYKWEKEGKINKANRVKRGKTLYRYYTADDIRELRISMNLESPVTKKRKQLFLNFKGGTGKSVISANYGYRLAQHGFKVLMVDLDAQGHLTKCLGCNPEDFTKTLYDVIINKVPIQSVITSTKLSTLELIPANLGLSPIELSLTGLHAREYKLRRALADIEDNFDIIILDAPPNIGLLNLNAILSVDDLLVPVLADFLSYDGLKILFETLRDIEEDFEYMLQNIYIFLNRYNESMNISQRTRDAIRKNYSEYVLNTMIRQNTTLSDATAQGMTIFEYAPNSRASIDINKLVDEVFNI
- a CDS encoding LexA family transcriptional regulator, which gives rise to MGITELKDRLAYMMERRNIANAAELSRLTGLTQVAIRNYLRGIKVPNAQALIKLARALNTTADYLLTGTALKPDKVPLLSKIPAGIPAEWTDGDYPVGFGEEFIDRGDVADPNAFALIVDGDSMSPRINSGDIVIISPNAPITNRSCAVVSVHEGDRTLKTVIFLNNGKVILQPENDHYEPLVVDREKIKFIGRVVERRERL